A stretch of Alkalicella caledoniensis DNA encodes these proteins:
- a CDS encoding ArsR/SmtB family transcription factor codes for MDIHKNIDVPKTTVLFSINIELIGAVHLLANSSHHEFAKEWVDITYKNISEASREFLKIIPKLPMAGIELYSLFISTRDFDDVEGFLQRIEKTNDLDFISEVYDVEREKVISIRENPEELPKFMEDNYMVEEECREGLEYILYETTSFRRGLVKVLGEIYNQLFTDKIKTLEELFTHSIDSINNQLKSKKPLVVAQELMGKTFHRVFPFKEFIFIPSYFLSPHRFRTFTPEVQILIYDVRRDCLYLNEVGEKITNAMKVLSDRTRLEIVRQLLLGPTYGKVLASRLDLTTATISHHLEQLRAVGLIEEDKVKNTKYFNVKKDELEKLLGQISDYLYNKL; via the coding sequence ACATAGAACTAATAGGAGCAGTACACCTTCTGGCAAATAGCTCCCACCATGAATTTGCTAAAGAGTGGGTGGATATAACATATAAGAATATATCTGAGGCAAGCAGGGAGTTTCTAAAAATCATACCAAAACTTCCCATGGCAGGCATAGAACTTTACAGCTTGTTTATCAGCACTAGGGATTTTGATGACGTGGAGGGTTTTTTACAGCGTATAGAGAAAACTAATGATCTTGACTTTATAAGTGAAGTCTATGACGTTGAAAGGGAAAAAGTAATAAGCATTAGAGAAAATCCAGAAGAACTACCTAAATTTATGGAAGACAACTACATGGTTGAAGAAGAGTGCAGGGAAGGGCTAGAATATATTTTATATGAAACAACATCCTTTAGAAGGGGTCTTGTAAAGGTATTAGGTGAAATATACAATCAACTCTTTACAGATAAGATAAAGACCCTTGAAGAACTATTCACCCATTCCATTGACAGTATAAATAACCAGCTAAAATCAAAGAAACCCCTGGTAGTCGCCCAAGAACTTATGGGCAAGACCTTTCACAGGGTGTTTCCATTTAAAGAATTTATTTTTATCCCATCTTATTTCTTAAGCCCCCATAGATTCAGAACATTTACCCCTGAGGTCCAAATTCTAATCTACGATGTAAGAAGGGACTGCCTGTACTTAAATGAAGTGGGGGAGAAGATAACAAATGCCATGAAGGTGCTGTCAGACAGGACAAGGCTAGAAATTGTACGGCAGCTTCTCCTTGGGCCTACCTACGGAAAGGTACTGGCATCAAGGCTAGATCTTACAACAGCCACAATCTCCCATCACCTAGAGCAACTTAGGGCTGTAGGCTTGATTGAGGAAGATAAGGTAAAGAATACAAAGTACTTTAATGTAAAAAAAGATGAATTAGAAAAACTCCTAGGTCAAATTAGCGACTATCTATATAATAAACTTTAA